DNA from Antennarius striatus isolate MH-2024 chromosome 1, ASM4005453v1, whole genome shotgun sequence:
acacactaacacacacatattaacacacacacattaacacacacacacacattaacacacacacacacacattaagacacacacatcaacacacacacacacacacacacacacacacattaacacacacacacattaacacacacacacacacacacattaacacacacacacatacacacatattaacacacacacacacacacacattaacacacacacacattaacacacacacacacacattaacacacacacacattaacacacacacacacacacattaacacacacacacacacacacacattaacacacacacacatacattaacacacacacacattaacacacacacacacacacattaacacacacacacacattaacacacacacacacacacacacactaacacacacacagtaacacacacacacacacacacacacacacacattaacacacacacacattaacacacacacacacattaacacccacacacacacacacattaacacacacacacacacacactaacacacacacacacaattaacacacacgcacattaacacacacacattaacacacacacacacacacattaacacacacacattaacacacacacacacattaacacacacacacactaacacacacacactaacacacacacacacattaacacacacacactaacacacacatattaacacacacacattaacacacacacacattaacacacacacacacacacacacacacacacacacattaacacacacacacacacacacactaacacacacacattaacacacacacacacacacacacattaacacacacacacattaacacacacacacattaacacacacacacattaacacacacacacacacacacattaacacacacacacacacacagtaacacacacacacacacattaacacacacacacacacacacacagtaacacacacacacacattaacacacacacacatacacacatattaacgcacacacacacacattaacacacacacacattaacacacacacacactaacacacacacacacattaacacacacacacactaacacacacacattaacacactcacacattaacacacacacacacattaacacacacacacattaacacacacacattaacacacacacacacattaacacacacacacactaacacacacacattaacacactcacacattaacacacacacacactaacacacacacattaacacacacacacacacattaacacacacccacacacacacattaacacacacacacactaacacacacacattaacacacacacacacactaacacacacacattaacacacacacacacacacacattaacacacacccacacacacacattaacacacacactaacacacacacattaacacacacacacacacattaacacacacacacattaacacacacacattaacacacacacacacacattaacacacacacacacacacacactaacacacacacattaacacacacacacacacattaacacacacccacacacacacattaacacacacacacactaacacacacacattaacacacacacattaacacacactaacacacacacattaacacacacacacacacattaacacaaacccacacacacatattaacacacacactaacacacacacattaacacacacacacacacacacacacacattaacacacacacacacacacattaacacacacacacattaacacacacacactaacacacacacatcagacacCATCACAGGGGGCGTTGCTGGgcaacccccgcccccccactcACCCTGGGAGTTGTCATCATCAATGACCGCCCCCCGGCTCCGTACCCGCCCTGTGGGGGGTACCAGGACgtcgtcatcgtcgtcgtcTTCAGGGGGGGCTGTCGCCCGTGGCGACCGGGTGTCGCTCTGCCCTTCATCCATcagaccatcatcatcctcatcgaACAGCCGGTGGAGGTCGGGGGCGTCGGAGCACCCTCCCGGGGGGCAGAACCCGTCCAGCAGGCCCAGTCGCCCCTCGGTGTCGGTGTAGGCCAGCTGGCCCCCGCCTGGgtgccagcagagggcgcaCAGAGAGAACCCCCGCTCGTGTTTCTGCCTGCAGCAGAGAGGGGGGGTCAGTGGAGGGATGCCCCGCCTACAGTCCACGCCCCATCCCTGGTCCCACCTcatcaggccccgcccccacactACCTCTCCACACAGAGTTTGCTGGGGACGTCCCATATGGTCAGTGACCCCCCCACGCCTCCAGCTGCCAGGAACCGCCCACAGGGGGACCAGGACACCACGTTGATTGGCTGGAGAGGAAACGCATCAGTCAGAGGGGGCGTGGCTTCGACACACCAATGGGCCGGGCCGGTTGTCTCACCTGTGTCAGCTGATCGTCAGACAGCGAGCTCACGTGTTCCCACGACCCCCGCTCGTAAAGGTGGACCCCCGCCTGCACAGGGACCGCCAGGagctgagcacacacacacacacacacacacacacacgtgtcagcGTGAGGCGTGTGTTGGGACAGAGGTAGAGTAGCTCCACCCACCTTCCCCGCCCCTGGCTGCCAGGCCAATCGGCACAGAGACGCGGCGTTCGTCACGTCGTTGGTTTTGTTCAGCAGAGACCAGCTGATGACCCGCGTCTGAACGACCAATGACAACACAACGCTGAGTCAGCATTCAGAACACAACGCTGAGTCATCAGAGCAGTTAGGACACAACGCTGAGTCATCAGAGCAGTTAGGACACAACGCTGAGTCATCAGAGCAGTTAGGACAGAACGCTGAGTCATCAGAGCAGTTAGGACACAACGCTGAGTCAGCATTCAGAACACAACGCTGAGTCATCAGAGCAGTTAGGACAGAACGCTGAGTCGTCAGAGCAGTTAGGACAGAACGCTGAGTCGTCACCTGCTCTTCGATGTTCCACACCGCCACAGAGCCGTCACAGCTGGCCGACGCCTGGGGGGGAGACCATCGGGTTAGAACGCTACTGACAGGCTGGGACCTCATGGCGAGGACCGACACCCACCAGGAAGTGGTCTCTGGGGTCAAAGGCCACGCTGAGGATGGGCGCCTGGTGGCCACGGAGCGTCCTCTGCTGGCTGCTGTCCGCCACCTCCACCACCTTCACCAGGAAGTCGCTGCAGGCGTGGAGAACATCACGCGTGACCATCGGGTCGATCAGACAACCCGACCAGCACGTCACGTGTGTCCCGACAGGCGCCTGACCAGAAAACACCAACACCCCCCAGATGCCAGCAGGGCGTCCATTTCCCAAAAAGGTTCTGCTGACGCCGCTGTGACGGAGGCCCCACCCACTGCTGCGGTGCAGACGGCGAGCTAACAGAGAGCTAACGGCGCTAATCAGAACCCGCTGCACGCCGCGTGACGCTCACGCCTCAGCGCACGCATCGCTTCACGCACCACAGCCCCCGCCCCCACAGGAGGCGCCGCAGCGCGAGCGGGGGCGCTTTGATAGAGTCAGACTGATGTGTGCTCGCTGCCCCCGCTGCTTCCTGTCCAGAGTCACGTCAGCAGGGGGGGGACACCCCGGGAGGAGCCGCCGGCGACACGCACATCCTCACCGCCcactggagggtgtgtgtgtgtgtgttgttgtgggGGGGTACCTGGCCCCAGCAGCGACCCTGGAGCCGCTGGGGTTGAAGGTCACGTGGGTGGGGCTGGCGGTGAAGCGGGTCAGGATGCCCTCGGGGTCGCCCTGGGGGTAGGAGTGGACCTGCACCAGGTGGTTGGAGCCGGCCGTCACCAGCTTGTTGCCCTGCGGGGGAAAGCGTTCGGTCGTCACCCCCCTGCACCAGAGGCCGGGGCACCGGTGTGGGGGGGCAGCGGACCCACCTTCAGGGCCACAGAGAACACCTTCTCCCCCACCGTGAAGAACTTTGGATCGTCGTCATCAAGACCGTCCCAGATCCGCACGTCCCCGTCACTACCACAGGTCACCAGGACCCTGAGACAGGGGGCACGTCAGAGACAGGGGGCACGTCAGAGACAGGGGGCACGTCAGAGACAGGGGGCACGTCAGAGAAGGGGGCACAGCAGAGACAGGGGGCACGTCAGAGAAGGGGGCACAGCAGAGACAGGGGGCACAGCAGAGACAGGGGGCACAGCAGAGACAGGGGGCACAgcagagacagtggtgcagccatgatggacagattGGAGACAGCGGTGCTGaaagcagacaggaagctgagctggaggaCTGAAGACTCTGGGTTTGATAGAAGTCTTCAGTAACTCTGAACTTCCCTTCGGGGGTCAGACTAGTTCTCCAACAGGACAGAGGGGGACCAGAGACATGAGGTCAGCTGGTCTGAGAGGGTGAAGGACACGTGAGGTCACGCTGTGGGGCCGCTTTCTGTTTCCGTCCTTGTGTGTCCTGGTTTGTGTTCTGACCCGGTGTCACCAATCAGGTCTGACCCGGACCGGACGGGTCGGTGTCCTCACCTCCCGGTGTCGTCGAAGCAGACCTCCGTGTGGCCCTCAGCGTGGCCGTAGCGCATCGGTTTCCTCTCGCACGGCATTCTCACCAGCctctggaaccagaaccagcacCAGATCAATCACAGAACCAGAACTAGCACTGGATCAATCACAGAAACAGCACCGGCTTAATCACAGAACTAGAACCATCACCGGATCAATCACAGAACCGGAACCAGCACCGGATCAATCACAGAACCAGACACAGCACCGGATCAATCACAGAACCAGAAACAGCACCGGATCAatcacagaaccagaaccagcacTTGATCAACCACATAACCAGAACAAGCACTGGATCAATCACAGAACCAGCACCGGATCAatcacagaaccagaaccagcgtCGGATCGATCACAGAACTAGAACCAGCACCGGATCAATCACAGAACCAGTACCAGCACCGGATCAATCACAGAACCAGAACTAGCACTGGATCAATCACAGAACCAGAACTAGCACTGGATCGATCACAGAAACAGCACCGGATCAATCACAGAACTAGAACCAGCACCGGAACAATCTCACAACCAGCACCGGATCGATCACAGAACCGTAACTGGCACCGGATCAATCACAGAACCGGAACCAGCAACGGATCAATCACAGAACTAGAACCAGCACCTGATCGATCACAGAACCGGAACCAGCACCGGATCAATCACAGAACCGGAACCAGCACCGGATCAATCACAGAACCCGCACCGGATTGATCACAGAACCGGAACTGGCACCGGATCAATCACAGAACCCGGCCGGAGCGCGTGAGCCCCCGCCGGTCCCTTAGCTAGCCGACCGGGTGAACTAGCGCTGTTAGCCGTCAGCTAAAACGCTTTAAAGTCGTTCAGACTGTTGAGCTCTAATCCGGATTCAATGAAGGTACAACGTTTGATTCGGATTAAATCGACCCGGTAACCGACCGGTACCGACACCTACCGATCCGAACGTCCCCGGTGACCGTAACCACCGACCAGCCGCTCCTGAATCTCCCGCGCTGCCTGAGAAACCAGGAAACGAAGCGACGCAGCTCCCGCCTGTGCGTCATGACGTCACACCGGAAGGCCCTCCCACCGCGCTGGATGGGAGCTCATATCGATCACATCGATTATAAATGTAGGAATAAAACCTAAAGGAGTGGAGGAAATgtgaaataaactgaaaaaagagTAACGGAAATATTCAGACCCGCGTTCATCCCGCGGTCACGTGACGTCAGGTAGAAAACACGTGACTATTGATTTCAATAGAACAGCTGATCTGTTAAACATAAATCCAAAACTCATTTTACAAGTATGAAGTTAATTTCCTGGTTATTGTGTGATcctgattattattttattttattttattttatatcattttattttattttattttattttatttagctgGAGGTGACGTCAGTTCATTAGAGGGTCTCCAGTCACAACTAGAAATCAGACATCCTGTATTGATCTGCACAAACAGGCTTCCCTTCTCACTAATAGGATGAAACTGAAGAGtattaataaaacagaaaagacacaGAATCTGTTTTAATGAGTGAATTTAAACAACATGAGAAATTAAGTGAATAAAGTTTTCTTCCATAATAGTGAACAGATCCATGGTGAAGCAGTGAAGTCACCATCAGTGCCTCTGCTTTCATCTTGGTCTCTCCTGGGGGGTTGGTGAGTGCAACAGGAAGTAGCTGCTGGCAGACAGCTGGACATCActgaggagggggcgggggtgcGTGTTCAACAGGCCTGTAATCAGTGTGTCAGGCTGGAACGTCACGTATGATGAACGTCACGCAACGACACGCCTGCTGTGAGGAGACTGAGGTCCTGAAGGATGACATTAatgcttcaaacacacacacacacacacacacacacacactcacatacacacacacacacacacacacacacacacacacacacacacatacacacacaatgtttttgCTGCTGAATGGGAGAGAGGCTGAATGACACATCAATCAATGAAAAATCTGAATCTGggtgcccccccctcccagtgtgtgtgtgtgtgtgtgtgcgtgtgtgtgtgtgtgcgtgtgtgtgtgtgtgtgtgtgtgtgtgtgtgtgtgtgtgtgtgtgtgtgtgtgtgtgtgtgtgtgtgtgttgggggggtctTTTTCATGTTCTTATCTTCATTTTGCTCCATTGGCATTTCGAGTCTGGAGGTGACCTTCACCGACAGCAGGATGGAGAGTTTTACACTCCAGCATTTTCCATATCATTagcctgtcacacacacacacacacacacacacacacgcacgcacacacacacacacacacacacacacacacacacacacacacacacacacacacacacacacacacacgcacacacacgcacacacacacacacacaccacaaaaacAGTGTAAATGCTATTTACTGGTATCACTGTGAATAAACAGTATTGCTGAAGTTATGACCAGTAACCATAGCAACCAATTAACAGTAATGATTACAGATTTAACTTTTTATTACACACCTCTGGTGTTGAGTTCTATatccataaatataaatatgagaAGAGACCCCATTCAAACATGTCTGTCATGATAGCTTCACactaataaatcaatcaatcgtTCACTAAAAGACGATAATCATTAGTTTAATGTGTCTGAATGTTATCCGGTAATAATCAATGTTCACgtctggaaagaaaacatgacatcaGAACGCTGCTACCGCCACCGTGTGGCTGTAGTGAGTACTACAACACACCATCAGGTAAACTAGAgggacacgggggggggggggcacagtgcTCACCGGAAATGAATCAAACTGTTTTAAATTCCAGTCTTCAGGttcatcaggtccatcaggtccatcaggtccatcaggtccatcaggtccatcaggtccatcagatccatcagatccatcaggtccatcaggtccatcaggtccatcaggtccatcagatccatcaggtccatcaggtccatcaggtccatcagatccatcaggtccatcaggtccatcagatccatcaggtccatcaggtccatcagatccatcaggtccatcaggtccatcagatccatcagatccatcaggtccatcaggtccatcagatccatcaggtccatcaggtccatcagatccatcaggtccatcaggtccatcaggtccatcagatccatcaggtccattaggtccatcaggtccatcagatccatcaggtccatcaggtccatcaggtccatcaggtccatcaggtccatcagacccatcaggtccatcaggtccatcaggtccatcaggtccattaggtccatcaggtccatcagatccatcagatccatcaggtccatcagatccatcaggtccatcagatccatcagatccatcaggtccatcagatccatcaggtccatcaggtccatcaggtccatcagacccatcaggtccatcaggtccatcaggtccatcaggtccattagatccatcaggtccatcagacccatcaggtccatcaggtccatcaggtccatcaggtccatcaggtccatcagacccatcaggtccatcaggtccatcaggtccatcaggtccatcagatCCAGTTCTTGAACATCATGTTGCTGCTTCGagcctggtcctggtcctgtaCAGGTAGAGGTCTGGTCCTCCAGCCCAGTCCTGGTCCCGGTCCCGGTGAACTGTGCCCCAGCTCTAAGGGGGTCACCGGGCGTCGGTCAGGAGCCCAACTGCAGACGGCGGGGCGGTGCCGGCGCCATCGCTCCTGATGTGGTACTGTCGCAGGTAGTCCCTGATCGGGGGGGGCAGCGGCAGGCCGGCGACCCCCCCGTAGGTGGTGCGGCTGCAGATGACCGTCCTGCACAGGTGCTGCAGCGGGAAGGGGAAGGGCCTGGCCAGGGGGCGGGACAGCAGCGGCTCGAAGAAGCGGCGGGAGCGGGGGTCGCCGTAGTGCCTCAGCAGCCCCGTCACACTGGCGTCCCGGTAGGTCAGGGGGTCGCGCACGTCGAAGccgaagccccgcccactctgCTCGATGCGGGCGTGCAGCGAGCGGCTGAAGCGCCGGAAGCTGACGGAGAACAGGAAGTCGTGCTGGGCGGAGTCTCGCAGCAGGAAGGTGCCCTCCGGTTGGCCCTCCAGGAGACGCTCCGCCTCCAGCCGGTCCAGGACCCCCCAGTAGCAGGGGCTGTTGCTGATCTGGAGGAGGTCCGGCACCAGCACGCAGTCGCTGGGGGGGTCGGCGGCCCCCCCATGAGGACAGGAGGGGTCCCAGCATGGAGCCGGCTCAGACCTGGGGGAGAAGGGACAGGTGTCCTCGGAGGCGTGGACCCTCCGTCTGGACAGGAAGAGGGTGGAGcccggtgggcggggcttggggTGGGGCTGCAGGGGGAAGCACTGCCCCACGGCATCATGGAACTTCTGCCGCAGCGAGCGGCGGGACGGCGCCTTCCGACAGGGGGGGTCCACGTCTGCAGGCGTCAGCGCATCCCCCAGGTCGCCGCAGctgcacttcctgtctctgcgGCGCCtcgaacaggaagtggacctcACACCAGCTTCCTCcgttggctccgccccccgccccccggggCTTGAGACGTTTCCATGGCTACGGGAACGCTTCTTCCCCTTCCACACGGAGCCGTCTGCGCTCCAGCTGCGCAGGACGCATCTGGGACGAGCATCCGGACGGCGTGGCGTCTGCTCCGACATGACGGCGTGAAGACCTACGACACAGCAGGCAGTCAGGTGACCCCCCAGGTGAGGGCGTAAGCCTACTGGAGCTGGCTTCAACCAACCAGTGACACCACTGACTGCTCTCACCTGGTGACCAGTCAGGACGGCTCCATGTGTGAGCAGCCTACAGCAGACGGACTACCGCTCCTCTGCAGACGGCCTACCGCTCCTCTGCAGACGGCCTACCGCTCCTCTGCAGACGGCCTACCGCCCCTCTGCAGACGGCCTACCGCTCCTCTGCAGACGGCCTACCGCTCCTCTGCAGACGGCCTACCGCCCCTTTGCAGACGGCCTACCGCTCCTCTGCAGACGCAGGCTCCTCTGCCTCTTATATGGTCGTGGTGCTGATCCCGGGGGGGCATCTGTTTCCTGTCCAGAGCCGCTCTGAACCAATAAGGGAGGTGGAGTGGGGttggtcagggggcggggcggggaGGGGGCGGGTCAGGTTAACAGTGGTAGCCCCCCCCCTTACATCACATTCATTGATggaaacaggagctgcttctttCTCCCTGCACTGATTcagtgagctggcagtgggggGTCAGTTCCCCCCTGAGCTCTGCCGACGTGCCCTCAAGCCACACCCCCCCAACAAGATGCTATTGGGGTCATAGACACCTGCTGCTctaccaccacacacacaggtgtgtgtgtgtctttccatTACTCCAGAGGATCATCCCCCCCAGTGGGGGGGTTGAACGTTCAGTAAACGTTTGTGAGAATCTGGATCAACCTGTTGCCTAGTAACTGTTTGTCCTCtgatgtaatcagattacagatGAGAGCAGACGTgcagatggtgatgatggtggtgatgatgatgatggtgatgatgatgatgatgatggtgatgatgatgatggtgatgatgatgatggtgatgatggtgatgatggtgatgatgatgatgatgatgatggtgatggtgatggtgatggtgatggtgatgatgatgatgatgatggtgatggtgatgatgatgatggtgatggtgatggtgatgatgatgatgatgatggtgatgatgatgatgatgatgatgatgatggtgatgatggtgatgatgatgatgatgatgatgatgatgatggtgatgatggtgatgatgatgatgatgatgatgatggtgatggtgatggtgatggtgatgatgatgacgatgatggtgatgatgatgatgatgatgatgatggtgatgatgatgatgacgatgatgatgatgacgatggtgatgatgatgatgacgatgatgatgatgacgatggtgatgatggtgatggtgatggtgatgatggtgatggtgatgatggtgatggtgatggtgatgatgatgacgatgatggtgatgatgatgatgatgatgatgatggtgatgatgatgatgacgatgatgatgacgacgatggtgatgatgatgatgacgatgatggtgatgatgatgatgatgatgatgatggtgatgatgatgatgacgatgatgatgacgacgatggtgatgatgatgatgacgatgatgatgatgacgatggtgatgatggtgatggtgatggtgatgatggtgatgatgatgatgatgatgacgatgatggtgatgatgatgatgatgatgatgatgatggtgatgatgatgatgacgatgatgatgatgacgatggtgatgatggtgatgatgatgatgacgatggtgatgatggtgatggtgatggtgatgatggtgatggtgatgatggtgatgatggtgatggtggatGAAGACCTGACAGACTGAATCAACTGAACATAGGAAGTGAAAGCAGACGTTCGTCCAGACGTGTTTTATTGAGTTTGTCCTGATTATAggaaacatttcctgttttgtacTGAATCATCTGATACACAGCGTTGCCGTAGAAACCACCTCCATTCTGTGCTCACACACCCATTGGCTACAAATAATTCAACCAGTTGTTTGAGAATTTAATGAAAACTGTGTGAAATTTTAGGcctatcaaaataaaagcatccagGCCTGAACAACTGTAGCTACGATAGCATTGTTAGCATGTTAGAATGAAGGagtagcatgtgtgtgtgtgtgtgtgtgtgtgtgtgtgtgtgtgcgtgtgtgtgtgtgtgtgtgtgtgtgtatgtgtctgtgtgtatgtgtgtgtgtgtgtgtgtgtgtgtgtgtgtgtatgtgtgtgtgtgtgtgtgtgtgtctgtgtctgtgtgagtgtgtgtgtgtgtgtgtgtatgtgtgtgtgtatgtgtgtgtgtgtgtgtgtgtgtgtatgtgtatgtgtctgtgtgtgtgtgtgtgtgtgtgtgtgtctgtgtctgtgtgagtgtgtgtgtgtgtgtgtgtgtgtatgtgtgtgtgtgtgtgtgtgtgtgtgtgtgtatgtgtgtgtgtgtgtgtgtgtgtgtgtgtgtgtgtatgtgtctgtgtgtgtgtatgtgtgtgtgtgtgtgtgtatgtgtgtgtgtgtgtgtgtgtatgtgtgtgtatgtgtgtgtgtgtgtgtgttaatgtgtgtgtatgtgtctgtgtgtatgtgtctgtgtgtgtgtgtgtgtgtgtgtctgtgtctatgtgtgtatgtgtgtgtgtgtgtatgtgtgtgtgtgtgtctgtgtgtgtgtgtgtgtgtgtgtgtgtctgtgtctatgtgtgtatgtgtgtgttgatcaCCTCGACAGTAGGTTGTCGGATCAATAAGTGCAGCTGTAAAACACTTCCTATATTGAACCGAAGGGTTAATAAGACAGAGCCCCCACATcagagggggggaggggtctGCTCATTTGGACGCTTTCAGAGGTTCAAATTCTGATCCAAATGGACCAGTTCTAGACCCTGTTCTGGGTCTAGAACAGTGCTCCAGATCCAGACCCGACCCCTGGAGAACCAGttaatgacttcctgtgtgatcatgtgactcgTCTGGCTCCGGCCGTCTGTGTCTATTGATCCATATCAGTCCAGCAGCGCTCCACCCCCCCTCCGGGTCCAGTTCCCCCTGGAGGGACCGGGTCTATCCAGAACCGCTGCTGTTCACTCTGACGAGCTGATTGGTCCTGAAGCTCCCAGCAGCAGTGtgacacctgaacacacacacacacacaaacacacacacacacacacacacacacacacacacacacacacacacacacacacacacacacacacacacacacacacacacacacacacacacacacactgtccggTCACCAGTCCAGCTTAGGTTTCAGTGTAACGGGAAGCAGTGCCGCTAAAAATAACCTCCTGAGCAAAAAACCACAATAgctctgatgtcatcaggggGCGGGGTCGAGAGCCCGTctgaagcagtgtgtgtgtgtgtgtgtgtgtgtgtgtgtgttttcggtgtgtgtgttttcggtgtgtgtgttttcagtgtgtgtgtcaactcAGCTGCTTCCTCGTGGAACCCCAGGAGAACCTGAGGGTACTGGGGGGTCAGACTGGGGATAGAGAAGGTCCTACAGTGATCACAAGGTCAGCAGTTTAATTTCTCCAGCcccaaaacacctggagtgtgaactgacacatactaacctgtactaacacGTACTAAcatgtactaacctgtattaacctgtactaacctgtactaacctgtattaacctgtattaacctgtactaacctttactaacctgtattaacctgtactaacctgtactaacctgtactaacctgtactaacctgtactaacctgtgctaacctgtattaacctgtattaacctgtactaacctgtactaacctgtgctaacctgtactaacctgtactaacctgtactaacctgtgctaacctgtattaacctgtattaacctgtattaacctgtattaacctgtactaacctgtactaacctgtattaacctgtactaacctgtactaacctgtactaacctgtattaacctgtactaacctgtactaacctgtattaacctgtactaacctgtattaacctgtactaacctgtattaacctgtactaagctgtactaacctgtattaacctctactaacctgtactaacctgtactaaactgtactaacctgtattaacctgtattagcctgtactaacctgtactaacctgtactaacctgtattaacctgtattaacctgtactaacct
Protein-coding regions in this window:
- the socs4 gene encoding suppressor of cytokine signaling 4, with amino-acid sequence MSEQTPRRPDARPRCVLRSWSADGSVWKGKKRSRSHGNVSSPGGRGAEPTEEAGVRSTSCSRRRRDRKCSCGDLGDALTPADVDPPCRKAPSRRSLRQKFHDAVGQCFPLQPHPKPRPPGSTLFLSRRRVHASEDTCPFSPRSEPAPCWDPSCPHGGAADPPSDCVLVPDLLQISNSPCYWGVLDRLEAERLLEGQPEGTFLLRDSAQHDFLFSVSFRRFSRSLHARIEQSGRGFGFDVRDPLTYRDASVTGLLRHYGDPRSRRFFEPLLSRPLARPFPFPLQHLCRTVICSRTTYGGVAGLPLPPPIRDYLRQYHIRSDGAGTAPPSAVGLLTDAR